The DNA window GAGATAATCTGTATCCATGATTTTCATTTTGCTTAAGTTTAATTAAATTTTTACATTCAATAAGTAAGTCAATGACATAACTTTTTAAATTTATAAATTTTAGGTATTCGAGAATCGTATTTTCGAAAGCATATAAACAGATTACCTTATTAAATAGCGTCAAAAATATTTGGTCATTCACTATAAAAAATAGTAAAAAGGAAATCTTATGTTATTAAAAAGTTAAAAATTTAAAAGTAGTTAATCCCTTGCTCTAATATGGGGATCAAAATTTAATGCACCCCTTTTAGATACCTCTTTTTTATAAGCTATCTGGGCATTTTGAATTGGAATTAATTCAATATCCCACGGGGAATCTTTTTCATACTCAATTTTAATTATTCCAATATCTTCCTGTATATTTATTGATTTTACGCTGTTTTTACCTTTTTCAAAGACTTTTTCATTTTCCAAAATAGATACTTTTAATTTAGTGGCCCATACCATGTTATTCACCATTTACCTGATTTTTGTAACTATTGTTAAGTTAGGCGTGATATAATCAGCTCTTTAACTTTAAATCAGATTTTTAACCATCACTCACAAAAATGAGCAGGTTTACTTTAAAAATAAAATTTTTTTAAAATAAAAATTTCACTATAATATATTGGTCATCAGTACTATTATATTTTTAACTAATGTGTAAAAATTTACAACCATATTGATAGTTGTTTTTAAAAAGAGAATAAAAATTATTGTAAATAAAACAATTAATCGGTAGTTCTTTTATTTACCTCTTCTTTACTCAGTTTCAGTATAACATAATCTCCAAAACTGTGTACATCTTCATCAGATACTACTAAATGTTTTTTTCTGAAAGCGGGTCCTGTGGATATGAGCACGTTATGGATCAGGCACCCTTTAGGGTCGATGAGCATGTCGCCCACTTTACCTACATCCATAGCATCGTAGGTTAAGACAGTTTTTCCTACAATATCCTTAAATAATGAGCCGGTTTCTGCAAGTTCTCCTAATTTGTTAACCTTAGTTTTTTGATCAATCTCTTTTCCATTCAATTTTAGCTGTACATAGTCTCCTATTTTGTCCAGGTCTCCCTCTTTAACTGAAAAATATTTTTTATTTAAAGCGGATCCCGTAGCCACCCATATTTTATCTACAAGGCAGTGTTTTAGTTTTATTTCAAGTTCAGCTATCTTACCTGCTTCTTTAGCGTCATTATCTAAAACTGTCATTCCTATAAATTTGCTGGCTTTCATTTTTAACACGTTCCAAATATTATTTAATTAATATCAATTTTATCTTTTATAACATAAATAATATTTGATTAATGAAGTTTTATTGCTGTTTAAATGAATTGTTTGAAATTATGCTATTTTTACAGGATATATTTTAAATTTCGGGATTTATTATGATTTTTAAACTGTATATAGGTAAAATATTACTTTGAATTCTTTTTACTATTTATAACTTTAACCCTGTTTTTGAGCTTTTAATATGTGGTGGGCTGTGGAAGCGTTAAATCTTTAGTATTAAATATACATTAAAAATAATTACTTAAATAATTTCAAACAAAGTATATCTGGGGTTAGATATGACTGAAACGCTGGCGTATGATGTAGAGATTAAAGAAGGTAATTTTGAAATAAGAAAATATGCTGATTATATTTTAGCCCAGGTGGATATCGGCGCATCATTTGATGATGCTGTACGTAAGGGGTTCATGATCCTTGCAGGTTACATTTTTGGAGGTAACAGAAAGCGTTCCAAGATTGCAATGACTGCACCTGTTGTGGAAGAGGAAATAAGCGAAAAAATAGAAATGACCGCTCCAGTAACTACTGAAACTGTTAGTGCTTCAGAGAAGATAGGCATGGCTACTCCAGTTATTGAAGAAGAAACAGAAGCTAATTTTCAACGTATATCTTTTGCAATGCCGTCAAAGTATACTATGGATACTTTGCCAGAGCCCAATGATAAAAGAATTCATTTTAAAGAATTTAAAAATCAAAAAAATGCTGTCTTAAAATTTAAAGGCAGAGTAAAAGAAAAACTTGCTGCAGAAAAAATTGAAGAACTAAAAAAGTGGCTTTCTAAAAATCAAATTAAGCCAAAATCACGTTTTATGGTGGCGCAATATAACCATCCTGCAGTACCTGGATTTTTAAGGAGAAATGAGGTAATAGTGGAAGTTTAAAAAATAGAATTTATTTTTTAATTACTTTTTATCATATATTCTCCCTCAAAGTTATTAAACATGCTCAAAAATATTTTAACAAATATATACAAGAAGTATCATGTAAACAGAGAAACAGAATTTTGGCCCTGCTTTTTGTGGGCGTATTTAGGGGTGCCCTTGATATTGGCATTGTAGGGCCAGTATTACCTGCCGTTAAATCATTTTTTACTGTAAATGATGGGCTGTCCCTGATATTTACCATTTATATCCTTTTTTCATGATAGGACGCTGCTTATGGCTAATCTGATGTTTAAAGTAGGAGAAATATATAATCGATATATTTCTGTTTGCTGCAGGTTCTGTAATCACTGCATTTTCATCTTCCTTTGAAATAATGCTTCTTGAAAGGGCTATCTGAGGTTTTGAAGTAGGGGGAATTTTCCAGTTGCAAGTGCATTTATTGGGGACACGTTTCATCCGGAAAAACGTGGCTCTGCATTTGGTATTATGGGCTCCGTATTTGGTTTGTCAGCGATTTTTGGACCAATACCTGGGGGTTTATTTCTTAACTATGGTTGGTGGTGGCTTTTTATAATAAATATGCCTATAAATGCAGGATATTTCATATTGCCTAAAACTAAAAGAAAATGGGTTTCATGTTTTGACTGGTATGGGGCCATAATACTGGGAATTCTTGTTGCCTCACTTGCATTTTGGGTAAATCAGATAGACAGCAGTAATTTTACTGAAAGTCTTAAATCGCTTTATGTATGGCCATTTTTAATATTTTCTATTGCATTACTGCCTGTCCTATGGAGAATTGAGAAAGGTGCTGAAGACCCTGTAATTCAGATTAATTTATTAAAAAATAGGGAAGTTAGGCTGGCTACAGGTATATCAATAAGCTCCGGTTTAAGTCAAGTGGCAATAGTATTTCTCCCATCTGCGGTAATTTCGTTATCTCTGTCCATTTCTACTGCTAGTTTAATGATTCTTCCTCTGGTGATTACCAAAGTTATCAGTGCACCTTTAGTTGGTAAATTACTTGACAAATTTGGATCAAAAAGTGATGTTTACAGTAGCTTTATATTAATTACAGGCATTTTTATTTTAAGCTTCTTTGCATATTCATTCTATATTTTTATCTTATCTGGCCTCATTTTGGGTGTGGGGTTAATTACAATTATTTAAGCTCCTTTGATATACATCATGTTATTAGAAAGTCCAGAAAAATACAGGGCCTCTGGTCAGGCACTGATCAACACCAATGCCAGTGCTGGGCAGTTAGTTGGCGGTGCATTAGTGGGGGTATAATTGCTTTTAAAGGAGGAACTTATGCAGGTTACGAATTTGCATATATTGCAGTTGGTATTGCCGCGGTTATAATGCTATGTTTAACCATGGGCCTTAAAGGTCGCTTAGAGCAAGTTAAAACTATGAAAATAAATTCAAAAATATGATTGAGGGATATCTTTTTTAAATGTATTATATTGTGAAGATGCTTTCATAAAAATGCCATAAGTTATCCTTAGTTTATATTACTGCCCTCAATATGATAAGGTATAAAAATAGTAAAAATAAACATATGGCTAGTGTAAGTTGGAAATATATATGTATAAATATACTATAGAACAACTTGAAGAGCGTTATACTCTAAATTTTCCCTTAGACTTCGGTTTGGAGTAGTGAATAAATGGTACAGCTAATTAAGACCTCTGTAAAATGCTACAAAAAAAGAGCTAAAAAGACAGTGGGCGGTAAACAAAAGGTTTATGAGTATAATCAGTATCTTATCCCCCTTAAAAGATCTGATAACCTGGAATGTAAAGAAGGAGTACTTATAATACCTGAAAAATACTTTAAAGAGTTATTCGGCGTGGAAGATACATGGGCAGTTAAGGAATACTTGAGCAAGCTTAAAGGATATGAAATGAGCATTGAAGGATATAAAAAGGAATTTAAAGAACTTGAACTTATGTATCAGAAAGAATTTAAAGATCTGGAATGGAAACACAGTGAGTTATCAAAATCTTACAAGGAACTTTTAAGCAAGCATACCAAAGCCACAAAATTATACAAAATGGATACCTCAAAACTCCAGGAATTAGCAGCTAAAACTGAAGAACTGGCTAAACAATTGGAACTCCGGGATATTGAATATAATAAATTAAAAGAAGATTATGATCTGGTTTTAAATAAAAGTACTATTATTGAGGAACAGATTAAGCCAGATGAAGATAAACCGGATGAAGACAAAGATCTCTGGTCTATGATAAAGAACCGCCTTGGGAAAAAGGAACTGGTACCTAAGGATGAATAAAAGATTTAATATTTATTTTTTTTTTTAATTATTTTTAATGAGTGCGGTTTATGATTGAATACTCTGATTTTGAAAAGATAGTCCTGGAAAAGCTTGGAAGGGATATAAGGATCGAGGTAAATGAAGACCAGCATAATGCAATAATATCTTCTCCTGATACTTCGTTATTTATAGTGGCAGGTCCTGGAAGCGGTAAAACAACAGTAATGGTTTTAAAAATACTGAAATTTATTTTTGTAGATGGTATAAAACCTTCCTCAATTCTAGCAACCACTTTTACAAGGAAAGCAGCTGCTCAATTAAAATCTCGGACTGTTGAATGGGGAAATGAACTGAAATCAACTTTAATGGAAAACCCAAAGCACTCATCCATTAATGTCCTCCTTGAAAAACTTGATTTTAAAAGGATAATTACAGGAACGCTGGATAGTATAGCGGAGGATATTTTAGAAAATAATCATATTAAAGGTCCAGCACCGGCTATAATTGAAGATCTTGTATCAAATGCACTTATGATAAAAGTTGGGATCCTTGACCATGACCGTCAAAGAAATAAGGATCTCAGGGGGTTTTTGAATCATATACGAGGTTCAAAAACAAGGCTTAATGTTTCAATGATGAGTCAGATACTCCTTGAGATAAAAGATAGGATATACCATGATAGAATTGATTTTGAAAAGTTTATAAATGATTATGAGCACCCTGGCGCTAAAATAGCTTATGATGCAATATCTGATTATATCGGTGACTTAAAAAACAGGAACCTCCTTGATTTTTCAATGCTTGAGGATGAATTTTTAAGAAAACTCCAAACTGAGAGACTTAAAGGTTTAAAAAATATCAAAATAGTTTTGGTGGATGAATATCAGGATACAAACCTGCTTCAAGAAACTATTTACCTGAAGATTGCAGATGTAGCCGTCAAGAATAAAGGGAGTATCATTGTTGTTGGTGATGATGACCAGTCACTTTACAGGTTCAGAGGCGCCACTGTGGATCTTTTTACGGATTTTGGAAATAGATTAAATGGGTATCTTGGAATAAACCCTCTTTTTGTAAATCTTTCTAAAAATTACAGGTCCACCAAGCATATAGTTGATTTCTGCAATGAGTTTATAAAGCTTGATAAAGAGTTTCAAAATGCGCGTGCAGAAGGTAAAAGGTCAATTTCGCCCAGTTTAAAAAATTCGATTAATGTCCCTGTTCTCGGAATGTTTAGAGATGATATTAACACACTTGCGGCAGATCTGGCAAATTTTATTAGGGAAGTCAGCTATGGTAAAGGATTTAATTTAGATTATAAAGGTGGTTCATTTAAAATCAAAATTGATGAAAAAGAGGGATCTCCTTCAGATATTGCATTTTTATGTAGTTCTCCTCTTGAACTAGATTTTAAAGGTAATTCGAGGCTTCCAATTCTACTTAAAGATGAATTAAATAAAATTAACCCACAGATACCTGTTTTTAATCCCCGTGGGCAGAGTTTAGGTAGAATACCTGTTATTGAGATATTATGTGGAATTCTTTTGGAATGTATAGATCCTGGGTGTAAAATCCAGAATACCTTTGGTAGATTGCCTCAAAATGCGGTATTCCGATTTAAAATCTGGAGGTCTAAGGCTTTAAAATATATAGATGATAAAGGAGATAAATCTGAAGAAATGCACGCTTTTATAGATACGTGGAGAAGCTATTTTCAAATAAAAGAGGACAAAATGGAGGTTCCTCTAGTTGAGCTTATCTATAAAATGGTTAAATGGATACCTGAAATATTAGATGAGGAAGGCCTTGTCTATCTGGAAATTATCATTAAAACCATTACGCAGACCAGTTTATTCAGTGATTTTAAATCAAATATCATATTAAATGGGCGGAATAGGGATATAGATCAAGATTCAGTAATAGAGGTAATGTGGAATATATTTGTACCTATTGCATTAGGTGCTATAAACCTTGATCTGGATGTTCTTGAGAACCTGCCTCAAAATGGGATAAATATAATGTCAATTCACCAGTCTAAAGGTTTAGAGTTTCCTATTGTTATAGTGGACGTGGGCTCTGATTTTAAAATGAATTATGCAAACCATGCATTTAAAAGGTTTCCTGGAACCCCTGGAAAGTCATGTACCTTGGAGGATAACATGAGGAAATTTTCTAAACTGGGAATACCAAAACGAGGTGCGCTTGATAGGGCATTTGATGACCTTATAAGGCAGTATTTTGTAGCATTCAGCAGGCCTCAGGGGCTACTGTTACTTGTGGGTCTAAATTCATTAAAAGATGGCTATTTCTTTAATAATGCCTTGAGATATGTTCCTAATGTTGCAACGGGTTGGGATAGAGATGGTGAATGGCATTGGGAAGGACTAAATAACCTGTTTCATATATAGGTAATGCTATTTATTTTTAACTTTTTATATTAAATATTAATCAATTATGAAACACAATTTTTATGAATTAAGGTTTCTGATTGAATTTTGGTAATCAGATTGACTTTTTTAGTATGCATAATTTTTGTATTATCTGTTTTTTAAACGAGTGGAGAAAAGGTAGTGTTTATATAATTCATTTAACTTCTAATAGTATATATTAGAAGATTCAGGAGTATAATGCATGCCATTTCCAGATTCAATTCCTCACCCCACTGTATCTCAAGTTAAGATAATTGAAAATAAGACTAACTTCCCCATTAGCTGGTTAAATAAGCAGGGCTACTGTGAATATGGCATTTTT is part of the Methanobacterium bryantii genome and encodes:
- a CDS encoding PRC-barrel domain containing protein — protein: MKASKFIGMTVLDNDAKEAGKIAELEIKLKHCLVDKIWVATGSALNKKYFSVKEGDLDKIGDYVQLKLNGKEIDQKTKVNKLGELAETGSLFKDIVGKTVLTYDAMDVGKVGDMLIDPKGCLIHNVLISTGPAFRKKHLVVSDEDVHSFGDYVILKLSKEEVNKRTTD
- a CDS encoding SOUL family heme-binding protein gives rise to the protein MTETLAYDVEIKEGNFEIRKYADYILAQVDIGASFDDAVRKGFMILAGYIFGGNRKRSKIAMTAPVVEEEISEKIEMTAPVTTETVSASEKIGMATPVIEEETEANFQRISFAMPSKYTMDTLPEPNDKRIHFKEFKNQKNAVLKFKGRVKEKLAAEKIEELKKWLSKNQIKPKSRFMVAQYNHPAVPGFLRRNEVIVEV
- a CDS encoding efflux MFS transporter permease, producing the protein MGDTFHPEKRGSAFGIMGSVFGLSAIFGPIPGGLFLNYGWWWLFIINMPINAGYFILPKTKRKWVSCFDWYGAIILGILVASLAFWVNQIDSSNFTESLKSLYVWPFLIFSIALLPVLWRIEKGAEDPVIQINLLKNREVRLATGISISSGLSQVAIVFLPSAVISLSLSISTASLMILPLVITKVISAPLVGKLLDKFGSKSDVYSSFILITGIFILSFFAYSFYIFILSGLILGVGLITII
- a CDS encoding DEAD/DEAH box helicase; the encoded protein is MIEYSDFEKIVLEKLGRDIRIEVNEDQHNAIISSPDTSLFIVAGPGSGKTTVMVLKILKFIFVDGIKPSSILATTFTRKAAAQLKSRTVEWGNELKSTLMENPKHSSINVLLEKLDFKRIITGTLDSIAEDILENNHIKGPAPAIIEDLVSNALMIKVGILDHDRQRNKDLRGFLNHIRGSKTRLNVSMMSQILLEIKDRIYHDRIDFEKFINDYEHPGAKIAYDAISDYIGDLKNRNLLDFSMLEDEFLRKLQTERLKGLKNIKIVLVDEYQDTNLLQETIYLKIADVAVKNKGSIIVVGDDDQSLYRFRGATVDLFTDFGNRLNGYLGINPLFVNLSKNYRSTKHIVDFCNEFIKLDKEFQNARAEGKRSISPSLKNSINVPVLGMFRDDINTLAADLANFIREVSYGKGFNLDYKGGSFKIKIDEKEGSPSDIAFLCSSPLELDFKGNSRLPILLKDELNKINPQIPVFNPRGQSLGRIPVIEILCGILLECIDPGCKIQNTFGRLPQNAVFRFKIWRSKALKYIDDKGDKSEEMHAFIDTWRSYFQIKEDKMEVPLVELIYKMVKWIPEILDEEGLVYLEIIIKTITQTSLFSDFKSNIILNGRNRDIDQDSVIEVMWNIFVPIALGAINLDLDVLENLPQNGINIMSIHQSKGLEFPIVIVDVGSDFKMNYANHAFKRFPGTPGKSCTLEDNMRKFSKLGIPKRGALDRAFDDLIRQYFVAFSRPQGLLLLVGLNSLKDGYFFNNALRYVPNVATGWDRDGEWHWEGLNNLFHI